GGTCAAAACCGAActctctttaatttacagacccAACAATGAGCAGCACatgaaatacatgaaactacagaaaacaccttaaatctcagtttaacacctgcaggatttatgacatcacagctagtttggagccaatcacgGTCCAGTATTCAGCTGACAGGTGTGACGTGGAAACACTGAGAAATAAcagaacaataataaataataaatgatatttACATTCACAGGTTCTGGAGTTTGGGGAGACGATTATAAGATTCTtatttaaagcagctttaaaacatGAGAAGAAGATGTTTAACACATGTAGAGATAAAGTTTCAATAAATAAACTCGTCCTCTGAGTTTCTCATGAACCTGCTGACAGCTGAGCTGATAAACTCAAACTGTAAATATTGAAACAACGCTGAACAACATCATCAGTCACAGCGGACGGTGCCGACCTTCAGCCGACCTTCAGTCGACCTTCAGCCGACAGCAGGAGGCGGCGCTGACGTGTGAACACCGAGCTCAGATCAGCTGACAGATGCAGAGTCGAGTATAAAAGCGACGAGTCGGCCTCAGTCTGAACCTCGGCGCTCCTCTCTGTCACCATGACGACTGTgtttctgatgatgatgatggtgatctCTGCTTCTGCTCGTCCTCTTCCTGCACACAACCTCTCCAggtgagatctgatcacaggTGACACTGACGGTAAAACCGTCTCTGGGTTTTTCTGatggtttttgtgtttgtagaGAAACCTGCAGAACGTCACCAGGTGAGTCATAACCTGCGTGTCACATGACATCAGACGTTCACTACAGAACACGAGacataaaaagatttttaaccaAAGAAATGTAGAAAGgagattaaaaaatgttaaaaccatagagataaaaagtaataatatatttaatatgaaagtgtaattataacatttacatctttattttgcttaattaaattaaactaaatgttgaataaaaagtCTGGTTTAGTTATTCAGttatttctaatgtttttgtgacattttatgatgtACAGTAGTTATAATAAAACATCTTGTAATTCTAagattattataatttttatttatagaggagaaaaaagctgtaatttgagaTATTAATGGGAATTAATCTTTTAATCTTAAGATCTGAACCTTATATGTTATTATGACAcaattataagaaaaaatattgttacaacagaaaaatgtaattatagaATCAGAACTGTTTCATGTTGCTGTGACATTCATGAGATATAAACcagaattaaatataaatagtttgtTTCATATAGTTTGTGACATATAAACATGACGCAATATGTATAAACATACCAGGTGACATTTAATGACGTTTAATCATGTGATCCGATTACAGAGAGCTCacgtttttttctgtgttttatctgCAGACCCGAGTTTCATCAGAATGTCACCGCCGACTTCACAGGGTGagtaacatgtaaacatgtaaacacgtaaacatgtaaacatatctGCAATGTCATTTACATCTCAGCTTTATGGGGTTTAGTGACATTTTGTTATTTGCTGAAATTACATAGAAAACTTCATTAGAAACGTTCTCGATTTTACCAAAGAAACTCTTTCATAAATCAGTTCAGCAGTCAAAAGCAAATCAAttgtaaataatacattttcttatgtaatgtagtttaatattttttattcagttaCTTCAGATCAAACAACACAGGAAACGACTCGTCTGTTTCTTCGTCCATGTGAGTGAATTAATTTCTgactatttcattattttcatgtttgacaTCAGGTTGAAactagtttgtttgttttccaggaaTGCTCTTCCACAGCAAAAAGAGTGAGTTTATTTATAtacctgtttatatacttacttctttatatatatacctgtttatatacttatctctttatatatatatacctgtttatatacttacttctttatatatatacctgtttatatacttatctctttatttatatacctgtttatatacttatcTCCTTATTTATATACCTTTTTATGTACTTACCTgtcaatatatatatacctgtttatatacttatctctttatatatatatctgtttatatacttatctctttatatatatacctgtttatatacttacttctttatatatatatctgtttatatacttatatctttatttatatgcCTGTTTAGATACTTACTTCTTTATATATAtacctgtttatatacttatctctttatttatatacctTTTTATGTACTTACCTGTCTATATATAtacctgtttatatacttatctctttatatatatacctgtttatatacttacttctttatatatatacctgtttatatacttatctctttatttatatacctgtttatatacttatctctttatatatatatatatacctgtttatatacttatctctttatatatatacctgtttatatacttatctctttatatatatatacctgtttatatacttacttctttatatatatacctgtttatatacttatctctttatttatatacctgtttatatacttatctctttatttatatacctTTTTATGTACTTAcctgtctatatatatatacctgtttatatacttatctctttatatatatatctgtttatatacttatctctttatatatatacctgtttatatacttacttctttatatatatacctgtttatatacttatctctttatttatatacctgTTTATGTACTTACCTGTCTATATATATACCTGTTTAGATACTTACTTCTTTATATATAtacctgtttatatacttatctctttatttatatacctTTTTATGTACTTACCTGTCTATATATAtacctgtttatatacttatctctttatatatatacctgtttatatacttacttctttatatatatacctgtttatatacttatctctttatttatatacctgtttatatacttatctctttatatatatatatacctgtttatatacttatctctttatatatatacctgtttatatacttacctctttatatatatatatatatatatatacctgtttATGTACTTACCTGTCTATATATAtacctgtttatatacttacttctttatatatatacctgtttatatacttatcTCATTATTTATATACCTGTTTATGTACTTACCTGTCTATATATAtacctgtttatatacttacttctttaaatatttacctgtttatatacttatctctttatttatatacctgtttatatacttacttctttaaatatttacctgtttatatacttatctctttatttatatacctgtttatatacttatctctttatttatatacctgtttatatacttatctctttatttatatacctgtttatatacttatctctttatttatatacctgtttatatacttatctctttatttatatacctgTTTATGTACTTACCTGTCTATATATAtacctgtttatatacttaCTTCTCTCTATATATACCTGTTTATAGACTTatctctttatatatatacCTTTTTATGTACTTACCTGTCTATATATAtacctgtttatatacttacttctttaaatatttacctgtttatatacttatctctttatatatatacctgtttatatacttatctctttatttatatacctgtttatatacttatctctttatttatatacctgtttatatacttatctctttatttatatacctgtttatatacttatctctttatttatatacctgTTTATGTACTTACCTGTCTATATATAtacctgtttatatacttaCTTCTCTCTATATATACCTGTTTATAGACTTatctctttatatatatatacctgtttATGTACTTACCTGTCTATATATAtacctgtttatatacttatctctttatttatatacctgtttatatacttatctctttatttatatacctgtttatatacttatctctttatttatatacctgtttatatacttatctctttatatatatacCTGTTTATAGACTTatctctttatatatatacCTGTTTATGTACTTACCTGTCTATATATAtacctgtttatatacttacttctctatatatatacctgtttatatacttatctctttatttatatacctgtttatatacttatctctttatttatatacctgtttatatacttatctctttatttatatacctgtttatatacttatctctttatttatatacctgTTTATGTACTTACCTGTCTATATATAtacctgtttatatacttatctctttatatatatatatatatatacctgtttatatacttatctctttatttatatacctgtttatatacttatctctttatatatatatatatatacctgtttatatacttatctctttatatatatatacctgtttatatacttacctgtttatatatttacttgTTTATATACTTACctctttatttatatacctgTTTATATACCAAAGAAACTCTTTCATAAATCAGTTCAGCAGTCACAAGCAAATCAAttgtaaataatacattttcttatgtaatgtagtttaatattttttattcagtgaCTTCAGATCAAACAACACAGGAAACCACTCGCCTGTTTCTCCGGCCACGTGAGTGAATTAATTTCTgactatttcattattttcatgtttgacaTCAGGTTGAAACTAGTTTGTTTCAACCTGTCACCTCACCTCTTGTCTCACCTGTCATCTCACCTGTCGATTCAACTGTCGTCTCACCTGTCGTCTCACCTGTCGTCTCACCTCTTGATTCCCCTCTTGTCACACCTGTCGTCTCACCTGTCGTTTCACCTCTTGACACACCTCTCGACTCACCTGTCATCTCACTTGTTGTCTCATCTGTCATCTCACCTGTCACCTCACCTCTTGACTCACCTCTTGTCTCACCTCTCGACTCACCTGTTGACTCACCTGTTGACTCATCTGTCCTCTCACCTCTCGACTCACCTGTCGACTCACCTGTCGTCTCACCTTTCTTCTCACCTGTTGTCTCACCTGACGACTCATCTGTCCTCTCACCTCTCGACTCACCTGTCGTCTCACCTGTCGACTCATCTGTCATCTCACCTGTCGACTCATCTGTCATCTCACCTCTCGACTCACCTGTCGACACACCTGTCGACACACCTGTCGACTCATCTGTCATCTCACCTCTCGACTCACCTGTCGACTCACCTGTCGACTCATCTGTCATCTCACCTCTCGACTCACCTGTCGACTCATCTGTCGACTCACCTgtcgtctcacctgtcctctcacctttCTTCTCACCTGTTGTCTCACCTGTCGTCTCACCTGTCGACTCATTTGTCGTCTCACTTGTCATCTCACCTGTCGACTCACCTCTCGACTCACCTGTCGACTCATCTGTCGTCTCACCTGTCGTCTCACCTGTCGACTCATTTGTCGTCTCACCTGTCGTCTCACCTGTCGTCTCACCTGTCGACTCACCTCTCGACTCACCTGTCGACTCATCTGTCGTCTCACCTGTCATCTCACCTGTCGACTCATTTGTCGTCTCACTTGTCGTCTCACCTGTCGACTCATTTGTCATCTCACCTGTCGTCTCACCTGTCGACTCATCTGTCATCTCACCTCTCGACTCACCTGTCGACACACCTGTCGTCTCACCTGTCGACTCACCTGTTGTCTCACCTGTCGTCTCACCTGTCGACTCACCTGTCGTCTCACCTGTCGACTCATTTGTCGTCTCACCTGTCGACTCATTTGTCATCTCACCTGTCATCTCACCTGTCGACTCATCTGTCATCTCACCTCTCGACTCACCTGTCGACACACCTGTCATCTCACCTGTCGACTCATTTGTCATCTCACCTGTCATCTCACCTGTCGACTCACCTGTCGACTCATTTgtcgtctcacctgtcctctcacctgtcgtCTCACCTGTCGACTCATTTGTCATCTCACCTGTCGTCTCACCTGTCGACTCATCTGTCATCTCACCTCTCGACTCACCTGTCGACACACCTGTCGTCTCACCTGTCGACTCATTTGTCATCTCACCTGTCGTCTCACCTGTCGACTCATCTGTCATCTCACCTCTCGACTCACCTGTCGACACACCTGTCATCTCACCTGTCGACTCATTTgtcgtctcacctgtcctctcacctgtcgtCTCACCTGTCGACTCATTTGTCATCTCACCTCTCGTCTCACCTgtcgtctcacctgtcctctcacctgtcgtCTCACCTGTCGACTCATTTGTCATCTCACTTCTCGTCTCACCTGTCGACTCATCTGTCATCTCACCTCTCGTCTCACCTGTCGTCTCACCTGTCGACTCATCTGTCATCTCACCTCTCGACTCACCTGTCGACACACCTGTCATCTCACCTGTCGACTCATTTGTCGTCTCACTTgtcgtctcacctgtcctctcacctgtcgtCTCACCTGTCGACTCATTTGTCATCTCACCTCTCGTCTCACCTGTCGACTCATCTGTCATCTCACCTCTCGACTCACCTGTCAACACACCTGTCGTGTCACCTGTCGACTCATTTGTCGTCTCACTTGTCGTCTCACCTGTCgactcacctgtcctctcacctgtcctctcacctgttgACTCATTTgtcgtctcacctgtcctctcacctgtcctctcacctgtcgaCTCATTTgtcgtctcacctgtcctctcacctgtcgtCTCACCTGTCGACTCATTTGTCATCTCACCTCTCGTCTCCCCTgtcgtctcacctgtcctctcacctgtcgtCTCACCTGTCGACTCATTTGTCATCTCACTTCTCGTCTCACCTGTCGACTCATCTGTCATCTCACCTCTCGTCTCACCTGTCGTCTCACCTGTCGACTCATCTGTCATCTCACCTCTCGACTCACCTGTCGACACACCTGTCATCTCACCTGTCGACTCATTTGTCGTCTCACTTgtcgtctcacctgtcctctcacctgtcgtCTCACCTGTCGACTCATTTGTCATCTCACCTCTCGTCTCACCTGTCGACTCATCTGTCATCTCACCTCTCGACTCACCTGTCAACACACCTGTCGTGTCACCTGTCGACTCATTTGTTGTCTCACTTGTCGTCTCACCTGTCgactcacctgtcctctcacctgtcctctcacctgttgACTCATTTgtcgtctcacctgtcctctcacctgtcgtctcacctgtcgtctcacctgtcgtctcacctgtcctctcacctgtcctctcacctgtcctctcacctgttgACTCATTTgtcgtctcacctgtcctctcacctgtcctctcacctgtcgtctcacctgtcctctcacctgtcctctcacctgtcctctcacctgtcgtctcacctgtcgtctcacctgtcctctcacctgtcgtctcacctgtcgtctcacctgtcgtctcacctgtcctctcacctctCGTCTCACCTGTCGACTCATCTGTCATCTCACCTCTCGACTCACCTGTCAACACACCTGTCGTGTCACCTGTCGACTCATTTGTCGTCTCACTTGTCGTCTCACCTGTCgactcacctgtcctctcacctgtcctctcacctgtcgtctcacctgtcgtctcacctgtcctctcacctgtcgtctcacctgtcgtctcacctgtcgtctcacctgtcgtctcacctgtcctctcacctgtggTCTCCTCTAGTGCCCATCGACAAGTCTACTGCGTCCTCCCCACCTGTCTGACAGCAAACCTTGGCTCCAGCCTGCAGACTGGGGACAAGAAGGCCGGCAGCCTCACCTCAGACCCATTTGGCAATGGAAAGAAATGAACATCTTCATTATCAtaattgtcatcatcatcacacctATAGCAGAATGTTTTTATCTCCACCTGTTCACTGTTTATTGTCACATGACTTCATCTactgaacattttcaaacactCATCACGTTTTGTCATTGTAAAGGTTTTCAGCGTCAACAGGAAATCAAACAATCttattttaacatgaaaaaatcaaaatatgagtcagaaagaaaaaaaaagattttttttcatgtagcaGAGGGAAGTGTTCTGTTACTGGTTTATCACAGCTTGTCGTCATAGGAACACTGGAGTCTCTTGTGTAACGTCACTGGTGACAGGAAGCAAAacattctgttgtttttgtttgtttccagctgtttttcATCTGATCTCAGTATTAACTTGTTCACTTGTCACCACGTTTAGATGCACAAATTTAGATCCAAAATTATTCTTTAGTGTCATCAGACCAGATTTGCTGCAGATCTGACAACAGGTGGTGCTGTTACACATTTCAGAAGTTTTCATTATAGTATTTTACCTGCAgctcattaacacattaaagtaatctaaatactacaatacccatgagcctcagctgctgtttctatGGAGTCAGAAGTCTGAATCAGAGTTTagagctgttgccatggttactgaaATGACTAGAAAGTGGTCCAGAATCATAAAGTTAAGTGATTTAAACATCTGAATGTTTGATGAAGTTTTGGCTCGATGGCAGAACATGAAGCTCTGTGACTGGATGTTTGTCAGTGAAATGCATCATGGGAGTCGTAGTTTTATTTGTATGGTCACAAACGTGCCTCAGGGGTCTTTACAGTCTGTACGTCCTCTGTCTTCAGACCCTAAAACTCACAGGTTTTCCTCTGTCCTCTTGTGAATCATCATATGACCCCTTCAGGGCTCCTGAGCCTCATGTTGGGAACCAACCTACTGATTGATATATTGATGTATTGATTGATGTGTTGATGTACTGATTGATGTATTGATGTACTGATTGATGTACTGATTAATGTATTGATTGATGTATTGATGTATTGATTGATGTATTGATTGATGTATTGATGTACTGATTGATGTACTGATTGATGTACTGATTGATGTACTGATTGATGTACTGATATATTGATTGATGTATTGATGTACTGATTGATGTATTGATTGATGTATTGATATATTGATTGATGTATTGATATATTGATTGATGTATTGATGTACTGATTGATATATTGATTGATGTATTGAT
This genomic window from Thunnus maccoyii chromosome 23, fThuMac1.1, whole genome shotgun sequence contains:
- the zgc:193726 gene encoding uncharacterized protein zgc:193726 isoform X2, with the translated sequence MTTVFLMMMMVISASARPLPAHNLSRPEFHQNVTADFTGYFRSNNTGNDSSVSSSMNALPQQKEMMRYLPPASCQLSICALMNLGQDLQSGGDERAGRRSSDPLGHGK
- the zgc:193726 gene encoding uncharacterized protein zgc:193726 isoform X3; its protein translation is MTTVFLMMMMVISASARPLPAHNLSRPEFHQNVTADFTGSNNTGNDSSVSSSMNALPQQKEMMRYLPPASCQLSICALMNLGQDLQSGGDERAGRRSSDPLGHGK
- the zgc:193726 gene encoding uncharacterized protein zgc:193726 isoform X1, yielding MTTVFLMMMMVISASARPLPAHNLSRPEFHQNVTADFTGYFRSNNTGNDSSVSSSMNALPQQKDDFRSNNTGNHSPVSPATAHRQVYCVLPTCLTANLGSSLQTGDKKAGSLTSDPFGNGKK